In the genome of Crassaminicella thermophila, the window ATTCTATTTCTGATGGAGGTAAATATGTGTTGAGAACAATAATTTTAGAATCAATTACTTTATATTGAATCAATTTTACCCTTATCATTTCAGAAGGGGCTACAAATACATCAATAAATTTTTTCCCAATATTAAAAAAAAGTCTTTGTATTAGTGAAAATTCTTCTGGTCTAAAACTATGAATTGTAGAAAGGACACATCCATCCACCAACTTACTTAATAACGATAAAATTGCAACTTCTATCCAATTATTTAACTGATAGTGCAAAATATTCTTCCGAGATAATTTTACACAATACAAAAAATTCCTAATGTATAATTTAAAGCTAAATCTACCACTATTTTTTCGAGGTCTAAGATTAATAAATGTATTATCTACTTCAATCTCATCTAGTAATGATATTAACCTTTTTGTATGTATGGTAACTCCTCCAATAGGAGGAGGCAAGGCTCCAGCAATAACAACTTTTTTCATCATATTTTTTGATAACTCCTCAACACGTGTATTTTTGAATGTTTTGTAGATAATAGTCTCCCCTGTAGTTTAGTTATTCTATTTGATACTACTGATCAAAAATCTATGACTTGCAAAAGCATCGTCAATAGAAGTATTGGAAATTTTAGCCTTTAATACATTATAAATATAATTATATTCATCCCTAATCCCTTTGTCTTGTCTAAGCTTTATCTTCGTATTTTTCATACTTCCATATTTATTCATTCTTATATAATTATTCATTTCATAAACTTGACCATTAGAAAACACCCTTAGTTGTTCTTTAGCATATTTTTTTGAGCCCATTGATGTATAAATAATATTACCAATAGCTCCTGACGAGAATTTTAATGTAATAATGGCATTATCTTTCTTTGGAAAAGCATCATTTTGTGCAAACGTAATATTTATAGATTCAAGATTACTTCCATCTAAATATTGTATAACATCAATAAAATGAATCGCTTCACCAACAATTCTTCCTCCACCAATTTTTTCATCTTGTGTCCAATGATCTTCTGGTATATATCCTGCATTAGCAATGTAGTCATATACAGCAGGAATTTTATCAGTAGCTAATTCTTTCTTAATTTTCTTTATAAGAGGAGCATGTCTCCTATTTAAACCTATAAACAATTCACCTTTAGCTACTTTATAAGTAGATTCAATTTTTTCAAGTTCATCTAGCGTTAAACACATAGGTTTTTCACAGTAAACATGTTTTCCTGCTTCTAATGCTTCAATAATAAATTTTGCATGTGTGTTATGTTGTGTTGAAATAACAATAAGGTCAATACCAGGATCATTCAGTAATTCTTTATAATTATTTGTTGTATAATCAAAATCAAAAACATCTTGTGCTTGCGCCGTTCCAACTCCACCAGTAGTAGCTAATCCTTTAAAATGATATAATCCTGTATCCTTCATGATAGGTAAAAGAGTATTCTTTGCAAAATTACCCGCTCCAATTAATCCAATTGAAATTTTATCTTTTTGAAATTTAGATTTTCCTTGATTATTTATCACCTTATTCAGCCATTTACTTTTATTCTGAGAATATTTAAGTAATATTCCAATATAATTCTCATTATTCTTATTTGTAGTAATCATCTCATATGCTATATCAGCTTTTTCAAAGTCAATTTCATGAGTAATTAAATCAGAAAAATCTACCCGATTTTGTGCAATTAAACGAATAAATTCCTCAAGATTACGTCCTTCAGTAAATCGAACATGCCCAATTGGATAATCAATTCCTCTTTCTTCATAGTTTGAATCATATCTTCCTGGGCCATAGGATCTAGCAATTGTAAAAGTTAATTCTTTTTCATAATATGGACGTCTATCAATACTCATCTGAGTAACACCAATCATACAAATAATTCCACGATCACGTGCAATTGCAGCAGCTAAATCCATAGGATCATTGCTATTTGTAGCAGCTGTTATAATTACTTTATCTACCCCTCTTCCTTTTGTTAAAGATTTCGTTATATCTTCAGCATTTTCATCATTTGATAAAATAAATAATTTTAATTTTGTCCCATCTAAGGATTTATCTTTGATGTCATAGCCTATAACATCACAACCATAAGCATTTAAAATACGTGCAGTTATATGTCCCAATAATCCTAATCCAATGACAGCTACAGTTTCACCTGGCTCAACTTTTGCTTGATGAATTCCCTGTAAAGCTATTCCACCTAATGCACATAATGCACCTTGACGATAGTCTGTAAGTTCATTAGGAATCTTAACAATTAAGTTTTTATTAACTCTATTTACTTCACTATGATAAGCCTGTCCTGCCATAGCTACTAAATCGCCTACTTCAACTTCTGTAACCCCACGTCCACACGCAACTACTTTGCCAACTCCTGAATATCCCATGGGCATTGGTTCTTTTAACCTAGTGAAAACTGACTCAACTGTTGTTAAGATTCCATCAGTAGCCATTTTCTCTAAAACTTTTTTTACTTGGTCAGGCCTTTCCATTGCTTTTTGAACTAAATTTTTACTGCCAAAAGAAGTAAGACTTCTCTCAGTCCCTGCACTTACAACTGAATATAATGTTTCTACCAGTACATAATTTTCTTTAACTTTTGGTACTGGTTTATCTATCAATTTAACTATTCCATCATTAACCATTAAAAATAATTGTTTCATACTATACCCTCACTTCAGTATATTTTTTTATTTGAAATATCTGCTTTAACTCATTTTACAACTTATATGCTTCATCAAAAGTGCAAACATTTTTAGTATCAAGTACATGTTTATCTCTTATAAGCTCCATATTATTTTTAATATGATCATGCCCCACCATGATAACAAGTATTTCTATCTCATTTAAAAAGTCCTCAAAATTCATAAATTGATGATCCACAATCCTTGTCTTAACAAATGGATCATATACTTTTACTCCGAATGCTAAGTGTTCATCCATTCTTTCTAAGAGTTGTAATGTCGGGCTCTCTCTTGTATCATCAACATTTTCTTTATACGCTAATCCGTATAAACCAATTTTCGATATATCAGTAATATTATGCTCTCTCATGATATCTCTAATCCTGCCAAGTACATGAGTAGGCATAGAATCATTTGTTTTTCTTGCTGTCAAAATTAAATTCGTTAGGTCTGGATAATCTCCAACTAAAAACCATGGATCTACCGAAATACAGTGACCACCTACTCCAGGACCTGGTTGTAAAATATTAACTCTTGGATGTTTATTCGCAATCCGAATAATTTCATATACATCCATATTATCAGCACGACAAATTTTAGCAAGTTCATTTGCAAATGCTATGTTGACATCTCTATACGTATTCTCAACAACCTTAGACATTTCTGCAGATCTAATATCAGTTACTACGATCTCAGCCTTACAGAAACTAGAATATAGTTCTTTTACTTTTTCGCCGATTCTAGAATCATCAGCTCCAACTGTTCTAGAATTATGTTCTAGTTCATAAATCATATTACCCGGAATAATTCTTTCAGGAGCGTGAACAAGATGAACATCTTCTCCAATCACAAACCCTCTTTTTTTAATTTCTGGACGAACATATCTATCAATTGACCCAGGGGATATAGTGGATTCAATGATTATAATTGCACCTTTATCACAAACATCTAAAACTGTATTCACAGCTGATATTACATACTTTGGGTCAAGTTTTTTACTGGAATTTAAATATGGTGTTGGAACAGCAATAATATAAGTATCTGTTTTTTGATATTCAGTAGTAAACTTAATTCCATTAGATAAAGCTTTTTTGAACAGTTCTTCTAATCCTTTTTCTTCAAAAGAAAGTTTGCCTTGAGATAACGAATCTACTAACGTTTTACTAATGTCAGTTCCAATAACCTCTACACCACTTTTTGCAAACATGAGTGCTGTTGGAAGTCCTATGTAGCCAAGTCCAATTACATTAATCATCTTTATTACCTTCCTTTAACTTCTAATTCATTAAAAAAGTTGTATTTCAAATCTAATATGACATTTTTGTTTTTCCATTTTTTTGTATATAGAAACTAGATTAATCTCTTCATTCTTTAAATAATATAAACTCCTAAATGCTCTCTTTACATCAAAATTTCCTATATTTATTATTCTAGCAATTACAATACCATCATCTAATAATTCAAAACCTCTATCTATCATTTTAACTTCACAGGGTGTGTGAAAACTTAATTTGCATTGATTTCCATCTCCATTTACTATATCTTCTATTAAGTATCCACCCTCTATTTTTTTGATACTTCTTGTATGAGAGTAACCATTTTTTGATATCATTGTTCCTTTAAATCTCTCTTTAGTAAATTCTACA includes:
- a CDS encoding bi-domain-containing oxidoreductase, translating into MKQLFLMVNDGIVKLIDKPVPKVKENYVLVETLYSVVSAGTERSLTSFGSKNLVQKAMERPDQVKKVLEKMATDGILTTVESVFTRLKEPMPMGYSGVGKVVACGRGVTEVEVGDLVAMAGQAYHSEVNRVNKNLIVKIPNELTDYRQGALCALGGIALQGIHQAKVEPGETVAVIGLGLLGHITARILNAYGCDVIGYDIKDKSLDGTKLKLFILSNDENAEDITKSLTKGRGVDKVIITAATNSNDPMDLAAAIARDRGIICMIGVTQMSIDRRPYYEKELTFTIARSYGPGRYDSNYEERGIDYPIGHVRFTEGRNLEEFIRLIAQNRVDFSDLITHEIDFEKADIAYEMITTNKNNENYIGILLKYSQNKSKWLNKVINNQGKSKFQKDKISIGLIGAGNFAKNTLLPIMKDTGLYHFKGLATTGGVGTAQAQDVFDFDYTTNNYKELLNDPGIDLIVISTQHNTHAKFIIEALEAGKHVYCEKPMCLTLDELEKIESTYKVAKGELFIGLNRRHAPLIKKIKKELATDKIPAVYDYIANAGYIPEDHWTQDEKIGGGRIVGEAIHFIDVIQYLDGSNLESINITFAQNDAFPKKDNAIITLKFSSGAIGNIIYTSMGSKKYAKEQLRVFSNGQVYEMNNYIRMNKYGSMKNTKIKLRQDKGIRDEYNYIYNVLKAKISNTSIDDAFASHRFLISSIK
- a CDS encoding nucleotide sugar dehydrogenase codes for the protein MINVIGLGYIGLPTALMFAKSGVEVIGTDISKTLVDSLSQGKLSFEEKGLEELFKKALSNGIKFTTEYQKTDTYIIAVPTPYLNSSKKLDPKYVISAVNTVLDVCDKGAIIIIESTISPGSIDRYVRPEIKKRGFVIGEDVHLVHAPERIIPGNMIYELEHNSRTVGADDSRIGEKVKELYSSFCKAEIVVTDIRSAEMSKVVENTYRDVNIAFANELAKICRADNMDVYEIIRIANKHPRVNILQPGPGVGGHCISVDPWFLVGDYPDLTNLILTARKTNDSMPTHVLGRIRDIMREHNITDISKIGLYGLAYKENVDDTRESPTLQLLERMDEHLAFGVKVYDPFVKTRIVDHQFMNFEDFLNEIEILVIMVGHDHIKNNMELIRDKHVLDTKNVCTFDEAYKL